Genomic segment of Caproiciproducens sp. NJN-50:
TTCTGGCCGGGCAGACCTTTCAGGTCCGCCGGCAGCTTGGTCTGAATGAGAGTTATTCTTCCAACATTTCAAGTCTGAAAGGCGAGGTTTCTTCCGCGACCAGCACGCTGGACACGGTTTACGGCATTCTGACGAACGCAAAGACCAGCATTCTGGCGGCCATCACCGCCTCAACAAGCGAGTCCGACCGGGACATCTATGCAAATAAACTGGAGACGATGCAAAAAGCGATTCTTTCCGACATGAACGCCGAATACGGGAACCGCTATCTCTTCTCCGGCGCGGGCGGATACGGCGAGGCCCCGTTTTCCGTCGACAGCAGCGGCAACCTGCTGTACCGCGGCATCAACGTCGACACAGGCGAAAACACCAACGGCGCTTCCGCCACAATCAACTACGACTACACGGACGCCGACAATGTCACAACGGCGAAGACCATGCAGATCGATTTCGGGACCGGCATTTACGATAAGCTGAACGGCTATACCGTTTCCCTCTCCGTCAGCGGCACTTCCAACACCGTCTCGGTCGATACCGCTGGAAAGACCATTTCCATCACAATGGAAAACGGCGCCACTAAGCAGGGGCTTCAGGATTTTCTCCAGGGCAGCGATTTTCAGTCGGCGCTCTCTTCCATTGATTCGAGCATTACCGCCGACGACGTAAAGCAGATCACCATCAGCGGTCTGGACGAGCCCGGTGTGGGAGACGACGCCATCAGCGAAAGCGGAACGGTTTCTTCCTCCGTTTCAGGCGATTTTTCCGCCTTTAGCTACAACGACGCCGACAACATCTCAGGAACCCTCCGGATCAATTTCAGCGGAGCCTCGACTTCCTACGAAGGGTATACCGTCTCCCTCGGCACGGGGGCATCCACAAACACGGTCAGCGTCGATAACGACAATAAGACAATTACCATCCGGCTGCAGGATGGCGCAACGCGAAGCGATTTGCAGTCCCTCCTTCAGTCGCAGGTAGACGGCGGTATCGACGTCACTTTGGACGCGGGGGACGCAATTTATGAACCCAAAACTTCCATCTCGTCCGGAATAACCAATTTCGTCGATCTCGCGGATCTGGCAAAGGAAACCTCTTATGTGGATATTGGCCTCGGAATAAAAACGGACGCGAACGGGAACGTGGTTGATCAGAGTGCTTTCAACGCCGCGATGCCGGGCATCAGTTTTCTCGGCTACGGGACGACCACGGAGGGCGGAACCAGTATTCCGAACAATGCTTATTCCCTGCTCGGCAGGATGGCCGACATCCTTCGAGACGGCAGCATGAGCGGCGAGGACCTGATAGACACGCTGGAGCCGTACACTGACGCTTTCAACGACGCTATGGATGAATTCTCCTCCCAGAAGGCGCAGCTCGGGACCGACGCCACCTTTTTGGACAGCACCAGCACCTTTATTACCAATGTCAACCTGAATCTGACCCAAAAGGACGAGGATGTCGAATATGTCGACACAACAGACGCCATCACTAATTATTCCATGCAGATATTCTGCTATCAGGCGGCCCTGCAGGTCGGCAGCAGCATTTTGCAGCCGACCCTGCTGGATTTCATGAAATAACGACAATCGGCGGACCGAGCGCCGCATGTTTCGGAAGGGAAAGTTTACATGCTGATCGCCATCGAAGGCCGTGACTGCCCGGTTTGTGAGACCATCCGTCAAAGTCAGCCGGACGGCGGCCTCGCTTATCTTCCTTCCGTTTCAGTCCGCTTTCTTCTGGAACCCCGGGAGCTGCGTCTCCAATATGAAGCCGGGCGCCTGCGTTACGACCTGAACTGCGGCGGCGATTTCCGCTCCGGGCCCGGCGACGCGATCCAGCTTTACCGCAAGACCGCCGCGATGTTTGCAGCCGCGCCTTCGGGGCCGGACGGCGGGCCTTTCAACGAAATCGCCTGAACAGACCTCCGGCCGGGACGCGGCTCCGCCGGTCACGGCTCTGGAAAATCCCGCGTTTTGAGTTTTTTCCGCCGCTCCGGGAAAATGAACGGCGGAAATTGCCGGTTTCGTCTGGCAAGATTGTTCCGGGATACTCCCGGAACAATCTTGAATTTCGGGCCGCAGCGCCATACTGCCGGAAAGGAGAATTCCTATGAAATCAACATCCGCCGGGGCGGAGCCAAACGCCGGGAATCAAAAAAATATCATTCGGTTTGAAGATGGAATCTACGGTTTCGAATCAGTGAAGGAATTTGTTCTGCTGCAGCAGGACGAAACACAGGCGATCTGGTCCCTGCAGGCGGCGGATTCTCCCTATCCCTCCCTGATTGTCATCGATCCCTTTTTGATTTTTCCGGATTACGGCCCCGTCCTCTCTCCCGCGGATCTGGAGCACCTGGGAAATCCAAGGAAAGAAGATCTCTGCATTCTGGCGGTCGCAGTGATCAAGCGGGAACTGAAAGATTCCGTCGTAAACCTGAAAAGTCCGGTGGTCATCAACGTTCCGGGAAAGACCGGCAGGCAGGTAATCCTGGAAGACAGCAGCTATCCCATTCGCTGCAAACTGTTTCGAAGCGGCACGGCGGGGAGGGACTGACATGCTGGTAATCACAAGGAAAACCTCCGAGTCCATCCTGATCGGCGACGAGATCGAGATCACTGTAACCGAAATCGGTGCGGAGCGGGTCAAAATCGGAATCAACGCCCCAAAGGGCGTTCCGATCCTGCGGAAGGAGCTGCTGGAAACGCGCGAGCTGAACCGGGAGGCCAGCGCTGCCTCCGGACCGCGCGAAATGGCGGAACTGCTCAAGCTGCTGCATTTGCATGGAGTGGAGGAGCAGGCGGACCCGAAAAAAAAATAGGGAAAAAAGTCTAATATTATCGCCGATCCTGCCGATATATAGCATAGGTCCGGTTGGAAGATTCTTCCGCCTGTTTTCGCTCTCACAAGGGCC
This window contains:
- a CDS encoding carbon storage regulator, with translation MLVITRKTSESILIGDEIEITVTEIGAERVKIGINAPKGVPILRKELLETRELNREASAASGPREMAELLKLLHLHGVEEQADPKKK
- the fliW gene encoding flagellar assembly protein FliW, with the translated sequence MKSTSAGAEPNAGNQKNIIRFEDGIYGFESVKEFVLLQQDETQAIWSLQAADSPYPSLIVIDPFLIFPDYGPVLSPADLEHLGNPRKEDLCILAVAVIKRELKDSVVNLKSPVVINVPGKTGRQVILEDSSYPIRCKLFRSGTAGRD
- a CDS encoding flagellin N-terminal helical domain-containing protein → MRITSGMISRQYNSNLNQATYQLNKAATTAYDYRAFEKPSEDPFLAGQTFQVRRQLGLNESYSSNISSLKGEVSSATSTLDTVYGILTNAKTSILAAITASTSESDRDIYANKLETMQKAILSDMNAEYGNRYLFSGAGGYGEAPFSVDSSGNLLYRGINVDTGENTNGASATINYDYTDADNVTTAKTMQIDFGTGIYDKLNGYTVSLSVSGTSNTVSVDTAGKTISITMENGATKQGLQDFLQGSDFQSALSSIDSSITADDVKQITISGLDEPGVGDDAISESGTVSSSVSGDFSAFSYNDADNISGTLRINFSGASTSYEGYTVSLGTGASTNTVSVDNDNKTITIRLQDGATRSDLQSLLQSQVDGGIDVTLDAGDAIYEPKTSISSGITNFVDLADLAKETSYVDIGLGIKTDANGNVVDQSAFNAAMPGISFLGYGTTTEGGTSIPNNAYSLLGRMADILRDGSMSGEDLIDTLEPYTDAFNDAMDEFSSQKAQLGTDATFLDSTSTFITNVNLNLTQKDEDVEYVDTTDAITNYSMQIFCYQAALQVGSSILQPTLLDFMK